The Burkholderia sp. PAMC 26561 genome includes the window GTCTCGATGCGCCGGCCGTTATGCGAATAGTGATACCAGTACAGCAGAATCGATCCCAGCGATGCCATCAGGCGGTCGGCGATATCCTTTGCGCCCGCGACGTTGTGATCGTCCTTCTCGGGCAACAAGGTGCCGAGCACGGAGACGCCGGTACGCATGACGTCCATGGGATGAGCGGAAGCGGGAATCCATTCCAGCGCGGCCTTCAGGTTCGCGGGCAGACCACGCAGCGCCTTGAGCTTCGTCTTGTACGCCTTGAGTTCGGCGGCGTACGGCAATTTGCCGTGCACGAGCAGATACGCGATCTCCTCGAACTCCGAAGTTCCTGCAATATCCAGAATGTCATAGCCACGATAATGCAGATCGTTGCCCGTCTTGCCGACGGTGCAGAGCGCCGTGTTACCCGCCGTCACGCCTGAAAGCGCGACAGATTTCTTGGGCTTGAACCCGCTGGCGGCGTGTGCTTCTTTCGTCGGGGTATCGCTCATTTGTTCCAGTCTCCTTATCGGATCAACGCAGGAATAACGCGTTATTTGGTCTGATTGAACAGCGCGTCGAGCTTCTGCTCGAAGTCGTGATAGCCAATGCTCTTGTACAATTCCTCGCGCGTCTGCATGGTGTCGAGCACGTTGGCTTGCGTGCCATCGGTGCGAATCGCGCGATACACATTCTCAGCGGCCTTGTTCATCGCGCGGAAAGCGGAGAGCGGATACAGCACGATGGACACATCCACGCTGCGCAGTTCCTCGACCGTGAAGAGCGGCGTCGATCCGAACTCGGTGATGTTGGCGAGAACCGGGACCTTCACGGCATCGACGAATTGTTTGTACATCTTCAGGTCCGTCATTGCTTCCGGAAAGATCATGTCCGCGCCCGCCTCCACACACGCCCGCGCCCGGTCGATCGCCGCGTCCAGTCCCTCGACCGCCAAAGCATCCGTGCGCGCCATGATGACGAAGTTCGCGTCGGTGCGGGCGTCCACCGCGGCCCGCACGCGATCGGCCATTTCCTGCTGCGAGACGATTGCCTTTCCCGGCCGATGACCGCAGCGTTTCGCGCCCACCTGGTCTTCAATGTGCATCGCGCCTGCACCCGCCTTGATCAGCGACTTGACCGTGCGGGCAATGTTGAATGCGCTCGGGCCGAAGCCGGTATCGACATCGACCATCAGCGGCAGGTCGCAGACATCGGTGATGCGGCGGACATCGGTGAGCACGTCGTCAAGCGTGGAGATGCCGAGATCCGGCAAGCCCAGCGATCCCGCCGCGACCCCGCCGCCCGACAAATATATCGCCTTGAACCCGGCGTGCTGGGCGAGCAGCGCGTGATTCGCGTTGATCGCGCCGACGAGTTGCAAGGGCCGTTCGGCCGCGACCGCTGCGCGGAACTTCGCGCCGGCGCTGAGTGCTGCAGTTGAGCTCATGGAGGTCTCCGGTTTATGCGTCTGGAAGCGCAAGTTGTTTGCCAGTGCCCAAGTTCTTGATTGGGAACAGATTAATCTTTTTTATCGATGCCTGAAAATTTCAGAAATGAAATCATTGTTTGCAGAAGTGAATTAGACTGGAGCATTCGAGCCCGACCCTCCACCCCATGAATCCTCCTCCACGCATCTGGGCCGTAGGTATAAGCAAGCTCCGCGATCTGTATCGCGACATGGCGGCCGAATATGACGGCATTGCCGACCTGCGCATTGTGCCGCTCGGTTACGAGGACGCGGTGCACGAGATCGAGAACGCCGGCGATGCCCGCCCAGATGTGGTCGTTGCTGCCGGATCGAACGGGGCGTACCTGAAGGCGCGAATCGGTGTTCCGGTCGTACTGGTGAACCCGACCGGGTTCGATGTCATGCATGCGCTCGCGCGTGCCCGCCGCGAGGGCGAACCGGTCGGTCTCGTGATGCACGGCGAGACACCCGCTGAAGTCGCCCGCTTTTTCCGCGCGTTCGGTGCGGCGATCGAATGCGCGTCCTACGTGTCGGCGGAGGACGCGGAATCCTGCGTGCTGGATCTGCGTGACCGTGGCGTGCAGGCGATTGTCGGGCCGGGTCTCGTCACGGAACTCGCGGAGAAGGCCGGCATGAAGTCGGTGTTTCTCTACTCGCGAGCGTCCGTTCAAGGCGCGTTCGAAACAGCGCTGGAAGTGGCGCGCGCGACACTCGGCGAGACGCAGCGCCGTCGCCGGCTCGATCAGGTCCTGCAACATCTGCGGGACGGCGTGATCGCGCTTGCCGCCGATGGCCGCATTGAAGCGCTCAGCGGCAAGATGGCCGAGATGCTGCGCCTCGCGCCATCGCAAGTCGTCGGCAAGCGCCTGCGCGACCTGGCGCCCGAAGTGGCGAGCGCCGTGCCGGACGAACCCGGCGAGTCGCTGGAGACGGTGCGCGGGGCGAGCTATGTGGTACATCGAAGCGCTTGGGGCGATGCATCGGCGGCTTCGGGGTCCATCGTCACGTTTCAGGAGTCAGTGGCATTGCAGCGCATGGACAGGTCGGTGCGTGCGCGGCAACGCTCGCCGTCGCTCGTCGCGCGATACAAGATCGATGACCTCAGCGGCAGCAGTCCGGCTATCGAGCAGGTTCGCCAGCGCGCTCGCCGATATGCGGGCTCCGACGCGACCGTGCTGATTCGCGGCGAGAGCGGCACGGGCAAGGAACTGGTTGCGCAAGGCATCCATGGCGAAAGCGCGCGGCGCGACTTCGCGTTCGTCGCGTTGAATTGCGGCGCGTTTCCGGAAACGCTGCTGGAAAGCGAACTCTTCGGCTACGAGGAGGGGGCGTTCACGGGCGCGCGTCGCGGCGGCAAGGCTGGACTGATCGAGTCGGCGCATCGCGGCACGCTTTTCCTCGATGAAATCGGCGAGATGCCATTGCCGCTGCAAAGCCGGTTGCTGCGCGTGCTGCAGGAGCGCGAAGTCGTGCGGCTGGGCTCCACTGAACCACTGCAGGTCGATGTGCGGATCGTCGCGGCGACGCATCGCGCGTTGAGCGAGCGAATGAAGGCGGGTGAGTTTCGCGCGGACCTTTTTTATCGGCTGAATATCCTGAATCTGCACCTGCCGCCGTTGCGCGAACGGGCGGCGGATATAGCGGCACTGGCCGCGCAATTGTTGTGGCGCACCGGGCGCGTGGTTTCATTCGATGCCGCGCTCAAGGCACTCGACCCGGTCACGCCGATATTCACGAGCTACGCGTGGCCCGGAAACGTGCGCGAATTGCAGAACGTGATCGAAAGGATTTCGCTGGAGCTGGAAGATCCGGCCGCGAAGCCGTTGAAGTTGACGCCCAGGTTGATACGGTCGATAGCGCCTGAGCTCGAGGAAGAAACAATGAATTCGAATCAGGAATCGCTCAAGGCGCGCAGCCGCAAGTTGCAGGCCGATGAGATCCGAACGATGCTGGATTCGTTCGGCGGCAATCGCGGGAGGACGGCGAAGGCGCTGGGAATCAGCAAGACGACCTTATGGCGGAAGCTGACGACACGCTAAACGGTAATGTGTCTAGCCGCGTTCCTGCACGCAAACCCACGGCGACACCACCACGGCCCACAACTCGGGATTACGGTCCGCCAGGTCAGCGGCGGTTTCTGCCGTCGTGCGTTCGAGCAGGCCTGATGACAACCACTCGGTCACGCGCTTCGTATCGTCGCCGGCAACGGCTTCAGCCACACTGACCAGATCGATGTCGCGCGCCACTTTCAGCAACACGCCGCGCGCGAAGAATCGCTCCAGTTCGGACCATTCGATCTGGGCAGTTTCGGAGAAAAGCTTGAGGTATAGCGGGCTGGGAGTTTGATCGTCTTTCATGGCGCAGTGCAGGCGGGTTCGAGCGTCCGACATCATAAACCATCGATGCCGGACGTCCGTTTTTACCGCATGGCGCGACGCTTCAAAGATCGAAGAACACCGTCTCTTTGGGACCTTGCAGATGGATATCGAACCTGTAAATCGTGTTCGACGTTCCCGGTTCACGCTTCGCAATCAGCGTTGCGCGCCGCTCTGCGGGAACTAGCGCGAGCACGTCGTCGCCGGCGTTGGCTTCCGTTTCATCGTCGAAATAAAGGCGCGTGTATGCATGCAGCAGCATGCCGCGCATCAGCACGATCACATCGATATGCGGCGCCGAATCACTGCCCGTGCTGCCCGGCTTGACTGTATCGACCACGTAGCGAAGCTCGGGATCGGTGCCCGTGCCGACCCGCGCGAAGCCGCGGAAACCGGACTCGCGTGCCTCGGCCACTGTGGTGACATAACGGCCGGTCGAGTCAGCCTGAACCATCTCGATCACCGCGTCGCCGATCACTTTTTCGTCGCCATCGAAAACCTGTCCGACGATGCTGATGTGCTGTCCCGCCGATTCCCGGTCTGCAATCGATGGCGTGAACAAGCTCTTCAGGTCGAAGTTGTACTGTTCGGGACACAAGCCATAAGCGAAATACGGTCCGACGGTTTGCGAGGGCGTCTGGCTAAAGGTCATCATGTTCAAGCCTCCGTCGGGGTCTGGTTCGGGCCGCGCAGCACGATGTCGAACTCGTAACCGAGCGCATAGGCTTCCTCGGTCGTATCGATGGAAAATCGCGAGACCAGCCGGTTGCGCGCCTGTTCCGGCGTGCCCTGGAAGATCGGGTCGAGCGCGAGCAGCGGGTCGCCCGGGAAGTACATCTGCGTGACGAGGCGTGAGCCGAAATATTCGCCGAAGAGCGAAAAATGGATGTGGTTCGGACGCCATGCGTTCGAATGGTTGCCCCACGGATACGCGCCGGGTTTGATCGTCAGGAATCGATACCGCCCGTCGTTGTCCGTCATGCAACGCCCCGAGCCGAGAAAGTTGGGGTCGAGCGGCGCGTCGTGCTGATCTGCCTTGTGAACGTAACGTCCGGCAGCGTTCGCTTGCCAGATTTCGACCAGCGTATTGCGCACCGGCCGCCCGCGTTCGTCCATCACGCGCCCCGTCACGATGATGCGTTCGCCGAGCGGCGCGCCGTTTCTGGCGGCGTTGCGGGTCAGGTCGTGATCCAGTTTGCCGAGATCTTCCGCGCCGTAGACGGGCACGCGGCGGTCCTTCAGTTTTTCCTTGAGCGGAATCAGCGGCCGTGAAGGGCTGCGTAATACCGACGACTTGTAGCCAGGATAAGAGTAGGGCGGGTGTGAATCCCAGTCGCGCGGGCTCAGGAGTGATGAGGGAGCATCCATTTTTGTCTCCGGCTTTTAAAATGTGAATCAACACTTTATCGAAGCGGTGAAGTTATGGAAAATGACGTTTTATGCATTCAGACATAACTGATCGTCATGGATAACGAATACTCTCTTGGCGCTGCGTCGGCTGCGGAACTGGGCAGCCTGACCAGCGGCCGGATCAAGTTCCGGCACCTGCAATGCTTTCTTGCCGTGACCCAGTTCGGGAGCGTTCAACGCGCGGCGGACAGCCTGTCGATCACGCAGCCGGCGGTATCGAAGACCATTGCCGAGCTGGAATCCATTCTAGGCGTGCGATTGTTCGAGCGCGGCCGGCGCGGCGCCGAGCCGACGCGCGAAGGACGTCTGTTCGCGCCCCACGCCGCGGCTTGCGTGGGCGCCCTGCGCGAGGGTGTGGACGAGTTGTCGCGTCATGGCGTCGAGCATCCGGGAACAGTCTCGCTCAGTGTGCTGCCCACGGTTGCACCCGCCTTGCTGCCGCCGACGCTCGCGGCATTCCGGGCACAGTGGCCGGGGGTATCGGTGAAAGTGTGGACCGGGTCGAACGGGCAGTTGCTCGAACGCCTCAAATCCGCCGATACCGATCTGGTCGTCGGCCGGCTTTCCGAACCCGAAGGCATGGTCGGGATGACCTTCGAGCAGTTGTATCGCGAACCGCTGACGGTCGTTGTGCGCAACGATCATCCGCTCGTGCACGAAAGCAATGTAACCGCGAGCTTGCTTGCACGCTTTCCAATAGTCGTTCCACCGTTCGGCACGTTGATCCGCCAGTCCGCCGAGAGCGTGCTGACGGCTTTCGGCGCCCAGGCATCGAGCTCGCTGATCGAGACATTGTCGGTGTCGCTTGGACGCGCTCTTGCATTGCACAACGACGCGGTATGGTTTGTGCCTTCGAGCGTAGTCGAGCATGACGTTGCATTGAAGTTGCTGGCGCGTCTGCCCATGCCTTTCGCAGGTGCCGATGAACCCATCGGCCTCATCCTGCGTCATGACCGTGCAAGATCGCCGGCGCTGGATGGTCTTATCGATGCAATCCGTGACGCGGGGCGTGAGCGCGAGGCGGTGCGTATCGGTATGAAATAGCTTGCTGGAGCGTGTGTTGCAGGCACTTGTTACCGCGCGAGCGGCATCGGCAAAACCCCATTAGCATACGTGCGATAAAAGCTATATAAGTGGCTCGAGTAAAGCGGTGCATGCACGTGAAGCAGCCTTGCGATGGACTACAGGCAACCTTACTGTAACTGCGCGCAAGATATCTTCGTGCAACCAAACCTTGCTTTGCGATGTCTCACTTGCCCGAACCTAATCAACAAGACGCCACCAAAGCCGCCAGCACGATGAAAACCGTATTGCTCGTCGACGACGATCCCGAGACCATCGAAGCGTGGACCCTTTGCATGCAGTCGGAGGAGTGCAAGGTGCTGTCCGCCTTCGACGGCAACGGCGCACTGGCGTTGCTTGGAGAGAACCTCGTCGACATCGTGATATCGGACTGGAAAATGCCGGGGCTCGGCGGCGCGCTGCTTTGCCAGACCATGAAGACCAACTCGGCGACGGCGCATATCCCGTTCTTGATGATCTCGGGCCATCCGCATCCGCCGGCTTTCGTTCATTACGATGGCTATCTGCAAAAGCCTGTCGAGATTGAAGCGTTGTTGTCGGCGGTAGACCGGCTTTGCGCTGCAAAGCGCCGCCGGCCTTATTGAAAAAGAGCGGGGCTCACGCAAGCCGCGTCATCTCTTTTTCCATGCGCTCCTGAGCGAGCCGGTTCAACTCTTGTGGCACCACGCAATCGGCGGGAAGCGGGGCCATGACGATCACGCGGATATGGCCGGGCTGATCCGGCCAGCCCTTCGCGGGCCAGTATTTCCCCGCGTTATGCACGACCGGCACAGCAGGCACTTGCGTTGAACAGGCAAGCCGTACCCCGCCCGATGCCAGCTTCAGCGGCGCGTCATGTGCGACCCGCGTGCCCTCCGGAAAGATCACCACGACGTCGCCAAGCGCGAGCTTTTCCGCGCATTCGCGCGTGACCGCCTGATGCGCCTGGCGCGGTGAGCCGCGGTCAAGACTTACCATGTCGAGGCCTTTGAGCACCCAGCCGAAGAACGGAATACGCTTGAGGTCGCTCTTGAATACGAAGCTGATGCGGCGCGGAAACAGCGCCATGAATGCGAGCGTTTCCCAGGTCGATTCGTGCCGGCACAGCATGATGAACGGCTCGTCGGGGAGGTTTTCGAGTCCTTCCACTGAACACGACACGCCGGTAATCATGCGCATCATCTTGACCATGGCACGGCACCATTGCTTTGCAAGCCAATAACGGCCGCTGCGGCCGACGAACGGAAACAAAGGCAGAATCAGGATGGACCACACCGTGCCGCTGCCAAGCAGGTAGGTCGCGAATAGCCACTTGACGAAGGTTCGATGCATTAAGTATTGGACAATGGTAAAAACGTGGCTCAAGCGCCGCAACCGGCGATAAGGCGAATGGGCGAACAGGCGTCGAGGTGGCCGCGACCCTGCGCAAGACATGCAGACGCCAGTCAACCCCGCGTACGAAACCCGAAGGATAGCTTGTGCGGCGGTTCGTGTCCCGGGTTCCAAAATCCCGCCTTGCGGCTCAATCAGATACCGAGAGACGCGTGATCTCTCCAACGGAGTTCCAATGACGGACGACGCAGGCAACGAAGTGAAGACTCAGGTTCCGGAAGATTCATCGACCGTGAAGACCCCGGCTTTCGATGAAGGCATGCTCGATGTCGGCGATGGCCATTCGATCTACTGGCGCGCGCAAGGCCCGGAGGGTGCGCCCGTAATGCTGATCGTGCATGGCGGCCCGGGCGGCGCGATGAATCTCAAATGGGGCGATGTGCTGGATGCATCGAAGTGGCGGATGGTCTTCTTCGATCAACGCGGCTGTGGCAAGTCCACGCCTTTCGGCAAGCTGGAACATAACGGCACCAAGGAACTGGTCGGCGATATGGAAAAGCTGCGGGTATTGCTCGGCATCGAAAAATGGGCGCTTTTCGGCGGCTCGTGGGGCACGACGCTCGCGTTGAGCTACGGCGTCACGCATCCGGAACGCTGCCTTGGATTTCTGTTGCGCGGGATCTTTCTTGCGCGCCAGCAGGACATCGACTGGTTCCTGTGGGACGTGCAGCGCGTCTTCCCCGACGCCCATCGCAAGTTTCTCGATGCGATCGAAACCGCCAGCGGCGAGCGCCCGTCGAACTCGGCCGAAATCCTGTCGCTTACCGGCGCGCCGCTCGCCCGTTTCGACGATGCCGGCATCAAGCTCGCGCGTGCATGGGCCGGATTCGAAGCGACGTTGTCTGTGGTGAACAAACCGGCGCAGAAGGGTGAGGCGAAAGCCGAAGCGCCGGAAGCCGATCCCGCGAAGCCTGCCGCCACGCCCGAAGAAACTCGCGAGTCCAATGCCGCCGCCATCTCCATGTCTCTGCTCGAACATCACTACATGGCGCAGGAGTTGCCGCCCGAGCCGCTTTTGCCGCGCATCGGCCGAATTGCGCATCTGCCGTGTGTGCTCGTGCATGGCCGCTTCGACATGGTGTGTCCCGCCGACCAGGCGCTCGCGCTTGCAGATGCATGGCCCGGCGCGCAGCTTTCCATCGTCGATGCAGCCGGCCACTGGACCTTCGAACCCGGCAACGTGACTGCGCTCAAGGCAGGCGGCGAGTTTCTTGCGCGTGCTCTTGCAGCAGGTTGACAGGCAAGGGTTTGCGGCAGGCCAAAAGTTTCCTGTGAGGCATTCCAGGCGGTAAATTTGGGACGGGAATGGTACGATCCCGCCTTGCAACTCTCGGCGGGCCGTACCCGTCGAACGGTAATCAAGTTACGGAGGCAACCCAATGGCCCAACAGAAAACCAATCCGAAACTGGAGCAGGCGCTGACCCGCGGCGATCTCGCGATCCGTCAGGCCAACTCAGGCCGCGCGACCGCTGTGCTGCGCGCGCTCGGCAAGATGATCGTGGAAGCGTCGGCGACCATTGGCGTGGAAGCGTTTGTCGTGATCCACGACGGCGACAAGATCTACGATCCGGTCGACGGCATGTGGCCGCAACAACTTTTGATATCGCTGGACGGTCCCGTGGAGGATTCGGACCCGGATGAACTGCGCACGGTCACGTTGATGGCCGACACGCCCGCCACCGTGTTCCGCTGTGAGTGGCAACGCGCCGATGGCAAGATTGGCCGCCAGGAAGGGCGTCCACTCGCAATGGTCGCGTTCATCACCGACGTGGATATTCCCTGGCTCGACGACGAAGACTGAGGCAGGCGAATCTCTACACTGGCGGGCGCGCTGTCGTCCGCCGGATTCAATCACATCGCTTTAATGACCCACACTCCTTCCTGCTCGTATGGCATTAAGCGCCGCAATCGGTATCGAGTCATTTTTTCCTGTTCGGTAATTTAGTCGCTGCAAAGGCGCTGATTGCACTCCGGACTTAATCCCGCCGGCGATTTAGTATTTAATACTCGCACGATGCCGGTGCATTTTCTCCGCGCCCGCATCCTCGTCGAATGCCGATAATCCAAACCCGCGCTGCATTCCCAAATAGATTTTCGTGTTACGAAACCGTTTGAGTGAAAACTGCGGGCGAATTCAAGAAACCCTTGGAAGCGTCGTTTTTTTAAGTATCTTTGAAGTTTTCTCTTCCATTCGACACTGCATCAATTCCCTTTGGGCGAGACTTAAATCGTCGCGCGTGTTGTTTGCATCAAGTCAAACGCATCGCGGCATCTCCTTCTCGCCAATATGGGGTAACAAAAATGGAACAGCTCGATGCAGGCCAAAGCAGTGTTTTAAGCAGTGATCGTTTGGAACGGGGTAACCGGATGGAGACGCTCGAGCGAACGGTACAAACGCTCAGGAAACGTGAATCGATGCCGTTTACTATAAGGATAGTCCGCGAAACAGCCGATCTCGATAAAGTCATCGATATCCGGCGTCTCGCGTATGCGCGGCATTTGCCATCCTTTGCCGAGAAACTCGGCATTGAAGATTGCGATCGCGAAGCGGGTGTAGCGGTGCTTCTGGCGGAGGCGAAACTGGACGGCGCGCCCGTTGGCACGATGCGTATCCAAACAAATGAATACGCACCGCTGGCGCTGGAACAATCGGTGCGTCTTCCAGACTGGCTGGGGAAAAGCCGGCTGGCGGAAGCAACGCGACTGGGCGTTGCGGGCGGTGGTATGGGCAGGGTCGTCAAGGTGATGCTCTGCAAGGCGCTCTGGCTTTATTGCGAGCAGCAACTGGTCGACTACATGGTGATAACCGCCCGTTCACCGCTTGACCGTGAATATGAAGCGATGTTGTTTGAAGATGTCTTTGGTGAAAGGCAATTCATGCCGATGGCGCATGTCGGCGGATTACCGCACCGGGTACTTGCCAAGGACGTCATGGCGGCGCGGCGGCGTTGGGAAGAAGCGAAGCATCCGTTATTCCAGTTCATGGTGCATACGGATCATCCGGACCTCGACTTGGATTTGCCGGATTTATCTTTCCGGCCGGAACCGGTACGATGCCCGGAAGCGTCGCAACTTGTTTATGGCAGGTAATAGAAGATAGCCCGGCTGCTTGACAGCCGAGGCCACAAGAGAGGGTGGTGGCGATTCAACCTATGCGCCGACAGGCGTTTATGGCTGTTTCGCCACTGCTGGCGCGGCTTGCGTCATGCATCACGGGGGAAATCCAGGTATGGCGTTGGTTGCCTTATTTTCGCGGGCCAAGTCCGGATATACCGGGTCGAATATCGATCGGTTTCTGTACGCGTTCGCTGTTTATATTGTCCCCACGCTCATTGCCCTCGCTACTATCGCGACCCTGATCTGGGGTACGCAGCAATTCGATTCCAAGGGCGGCGTCACCCTGCCTTTGCAGGTGGTGAGAGATGCCGCGGGCACGCTCGATCCGGCCACGGCGTTGCAGCGTATGTCCGGCGCTGTGACAACCAACCGCTTCAATACCCAGCTCTCGGAGAAGCCCGTCTGGTTTGAATTCACCGTTCCCAACATGAGCGCGGAGCAGTCGACCTATGCTGAACTTCCTTCACGGCACGCGCAAACGCTGTCGTGCTGGGTCGCATCGACCTTGCAGCCGCTTGGAACTGCAGACAGGCTCAACACCACCAACGAATTTTCGCCGGTCAAGGCCGGGTTCGCGCTTCATCTCGGCCACCTGGTGCAGCCATTAAGCATTCTGTGCCGGGGCACGTTCTCCGGACCTGCCCAGATCGCTGCGTTTGGCTGGAGTGGTCCGGAGCTGCGCCGCGCGGCGCTCGATTTCCAGGAAAGCTCGGGGTTGATCGCAGGCGGCCTGCTGACGCTTGCCGTCTTTGTTTTCGTCACGGCGATGATCAACCGCGAATGGACCTACGTGATCTTCGCAGTGTGGCTCGTCGGCAACCTGCGTCTTTGCGCGAACGCGATGGGTTGGGACATGCAGTGGCTGGGACGCGTGATTCCGCCGGACTATATGCAAAGCCTGCGGCAACTCACATTCGCCGCGTATTACCTGTTGACCGCCGCGCTGTTCGCCTCACTGTTCAGGCGCGAGCTGAAGGTGATCGGCTACAGGTGGCTCTTGAAGATCATCCAGTATGTCGGGCTTGTGCTGCTGGGCGCGGCCATCGTGCTGCCTTATTCGAAGTTCATCCCTACGCTCTGGGTGATCACCGGCTTCGGCATAGCCGTGCTGATTTTCCTGCTGGCGCGGCTGGTGTGGCTCACGCGATCGCGCACGGTTCTGTGGTACGTGGGATCGCTTGCGATCGTGCTGTTTGCGACCTTCTCCGAAGTGATGGGTGCGGCGTTCGGCATCAAGCTGCTGGTCGGGGGCGTGAACACCGTGATGGCGGCGTTGTCGTCGAGCATGATGGCGGCGTTTGCCATCGCCGAGCAGATGCGAGCCGAGCGGGAACATCGCCGGCAGGCGCAGACGGAGTTGCGCAACACCTACGACGTGACGCCCATCGGGCTCTTTACCCTCGATACCGCCGGCCACTTCGTGCGCGCGAACCCCGCGCTGCGCTCCATGCTCGCGCTGCAAAAAGCCGAGTACAAGGTGCGGCACTGGAACGACTACTTCGAATCGGGCGCATGGGGGGCGCTGCAGGCGCTGGCATCGAAGGGCAGTGAAGGCGAGCTCGAAATGGGCGGCGCCGAATCGCGTGGCAGCGGCGAGCGGCGCTTCCTGCTGAAAGCCACGCGTTCGAACGGGTGGATTGAAGGATCGCTGCAGGATGTGACCGAACGTTCGAAGGCTATCGAACGGTTGCGCTTTCTCGCGGAGCACGATCCGCTGACGGGTTCGCTAAACCGCCGTGGTGTGGAGAAGGCCATTGCCGCGCAGAGCGAGGACGCGTCGTCGTGGGCGCTTGCTTATGTCGATCTGGATCGTTTCAAGCTCGTCAACGATCTGTTCGGACATCGCGCCGGCGATGAAGTCCTGAAGCAGGTCGCCACGCGGACCCGCGCGCTGTTCGCAAACGGCTTTCCATTCGGACGGATCGGCGGCGATGAATTTGTGTGCGTGATGAGCCGCATGTCGATAGACGAAGCCGTCGACTGTTGCCAGCGGCTGATCAGCGCGTTGAGCGACACGCCATATCAGGTCGGCAACCGTGCGTTCCAGGTCAAGGCGTCCGTTGGGCTCGTGGAATGTTCGCATGGCGTGCGTGTGCAGGATGCGCTGTCTCATGCTGACCGGGCGTGCCGCGAGGCCAAGAAAAGCTCGAGCGTTCACATGGTGACGTATCGCAAGGGCGCAACTGCCTTCGAGGAACGGGCCGAAGAACTGAAACTCGTCGAGACACTCGGACGCAACCGGTTGCCACCCGGATTGTTTCTCGTGATGCAGCCGATCATGTCGCTCGCCGCACCCACGGAGTCGCTGAACTTCGAGGTGCTGTTGCGCATGCGCGCGCCCGATGGCGCGACCTTGCCGGCGGGCAAGGTTATCGTCGCGGCGGAAGAATCGGGGAATATTGCGGCCATCGATAAATGGGTCCTTGCCACATTGCTCGAATGGGTCGAGAAGCATCAGGCGTCGCTGCAGAGCACGCGGTTTATCTGCGTAAACCTGAGCGGCGGATCGCTCAACGACGAGCAATTCATGGAAGATGCCTTCGCGTTATTCGCGCGGTACCGGCATGTCGTGCCTTATCTTTGTCTCGAGATTACCGAGAGCGTCGCCTTGCATGATCTCGGCAATACGCAGCGCTTTATTGCACGGGTTCACGAGATGGGCGGGAAGATCGCGCTCGATGATTTCGGCGCTGGTTATACGTCGTTCAAATATCTCAAGGATCTTTCCGCCGATGCACTCAAGATAGACGGCGAATTCATTCGCACGATGTGCGCACATCCGGCCGATATCGCCATTGTCGAGGCTATCGTCGCGCTAGCCCGGAATCTGGGCATGCGCAGCGTGG containing:
- a CDS encoding lysophospholipid acyltransferase family protein, whose product is MHRTFVKWLFATYLLGSGTVWSILILPLFPFVGRSGRYWLAKQWCRAMVKMMRMITGVSCSVEGLENLPDEPFIMLCRHESTWETLAFMALFPRRISFVFKSDLKRIPFFGWVLKGLDMVSLDRGSPRQAHQAVTRECAEKLALGDVVVIFPEGTRVAHDAPLKLASGGVRLACSTQVPAVPVVHNAGKYWPAKGWPDQPGHIRVIVMAPLPADCVVPQELNRLAQERMEKEMTRLA
- a CDS encoding EAL domain-containing protein — encoded protein: MALVALFSRAKSGYTGSNIDRFLYAFAVYIVPTLIALATIATLIWGTQQFDSKGGVTLPLQVVRDAAGTLDPATALQRMSGAVTTNRFNTQLSEKPVWFEFTVPNMSAEQSTYAELPSRHAQTLSCWVASTLQPLGTADRLNTTNEFSPVKAGFALHLGHLVQPLSILCRGTFSGPAQIAAFGWSGPELRRAALDFQESSGLIAGGLLTLAVFVFVTAMINREWTYVIFAVWLVGNLRLCANAMGWDMQWLGRVIPPDYMQSLRQLTFAAYYLLTAALFASLFRRELKVIGYRWLLKIIQYVGLVLLGAAIVLPYSKFIPTLWVITGFGIAVLIFLLARLVWLTRSRTVLWYVGSLAIVLFATFSEVMGAAFGIKLLVGGVNTVMAALSSSMMAAFAIAEQMRAEREHRRQAQTELRNTYDVTPIGLFTLDTAGHFVRANPALRSMLALQKAEYKVRHWNDYFESGAWGALQALASKGSEGELEMGGAESRGSGERRFLLKATRSNGWIEGSLQDVTERSKAIERLRFLAEHDPLTGSLNRRGVEKAIAAQSEDASSWALAYVDLDRFKLVNDLFGHRAGDEVLKQVATRTRALFANGFPFGRIGGDEFVCVMSRMSIDEAVDCCQRLISALSDTPYQVGNRAFQVKASVGLVECSHGVRVQDALSHADRACREAKKSSSVHMVTYRKGATAFEERAEELKLVETLGRNRLPPGLFLVMQPIMSLAAPTESLNFEVLLRMRAPDGATLPAGKVIVAAEESGNIAAIDKWVLATLLEWVEKHQASLQSTRFICVNLSGGSLNDEQFMEDAFALFARYRHVVPYLCLEITESVALHDLGNTQRFIARVHEMGGKIALDDFGAGYTSFKYLKDLSADALKIDGEFIRTMCAHPADIAIVEAIVALARNLGMRSVAEWVEDIDTLRALKEIGVDYVQGYLIAKPQESGAILSAASAASFVKDPDVLEFIDRIAGSDKSLAFSFDLVDKAGLH
- the pip gene encoding prolyl aminopeptidase, which translates into the protein MTDDAGNEVKTQVPEDSSTVKTPAFDEGMLDVGDGHSIYWRAQGPEGAPVMLIVHGGPGGAMNLKWGDVLDASKWRMVFFDQRGCGKSTPFGKLEHNGTKELVGDMEKLRVLLGIEKWALFGGSWGTTLALSYGVTHPERCLGFLLRGIFLARQQDIDWFLWDVQRVFPDAHRKFLDAIETASGERPSNSAEILSLTGAPLARFDDAGIKLARAWAGFEATLSVVNKPAQKGEAKAEAPEADPAKPAATPEETRESNAAAISMSLLEHHYMAQELPPEPLLPRIGRIAHLPCVLVHGRFDMVCPADQALALADAWPGAQLSIVDAAGHWTFEPGNVTALKAGGEFLARALAAG